Proteins from a genomic interval of Ferrovibrio terrae:
- a CDS encoding TonB-dependent hemoglobin/transferrin/lactoferrin family receptor — translation MTASESRSFRTLPFSGLAIASVLLGTTALQSAQAQQVADMMLSPITVTATKTAHSADEVPANVTVIDSSDIESRGASKMEDIFRGMPGVEMQGGPRRTGQDINIRGFGGQRVVTTLDGARQNFDAGHKGRFFLDPELLRQVEVVRGSNSALHGSGAIGGVVSMETKDASDFLDSGETVGFRTKYGYSSVQRENYYSAGAFGRIQDKVDLVANFSFRDSGTLQQGGGRELDYSAADMHDTFFKATIRPDEFNKLSASLIKFNEDTQAPTNLDAVPTATSNPVVNRYTTMTTWAGTYAYANPDVPLINPTIRAYNNQLDVREDRVIPATPARLDESSLTTWGFDAYNTSRFVMGSVNHAVTVGTDYFNDDQLGLRNGGVRSTFPSAGGEVTGYYLQDEITLLPGLTVSPAVRYDTYKRESSAIPDFEESAVSPKIGATWQALNWLGFYGSYGKAFRAPSMTEAFVAGQHFFGNNFVSNPNLRPEKTLTTEGGVRLKFDNVAMAGDKLRLNTTYFHTKADDLIELIVGATTSTYTNINDATIQGVESELMYDTNRAFTSIGLSRIRGENNNTNRPVDSIPADKVMATIGGKLPEYGLRFGYKAELVAEQNRVSGTNNAAGVEATVVRTNGYTVHGVFMTWFPMQDWLDGFRVDAGVENMFDKTYRRHLSNLYEEGRDYRISVSYTKGF, via the coding sequence GTGACTGCATCCGAATCCCGCTCTTTCCGCACCCTGCCGTTCAGCGGTCTGGCGATTGCTTCCGTCCTGCTCGGCACGACGGCCCTGCAGTCGGCTCAGGCACAACAGGTGGCGGATATGATGCTGTCACCGATCACGGTGACAGCAACCAAGACCGCCCATAGCGCGGATGAGGTTCCCGCCAATGTGACGGTGATCGACAGCAGCGATATCGAAAGCCGCGGCGCCTCCAAGATGGAAGACATCTTCCGTGGCATGCCCGGCGTGGAGATGCAGGGCGGTCCGCGCCGGACCGGTCAGGACATCAATATCCGCGGCTTCGGCGGCCAGCGCGTGGTCACTACGCTGGACGGCGCGCGCCAGAATTTCGACGCCGGCCACAAGGGCCGCTTCTTCCTCGATCCCGAACTGCTGCGCCAGGTGGAAGTGGTGCGTGGCAGCAACTCCGCCCTGCACGGCTCCGGTGCCATCGGCGGCGTGGTGTCGATGGAAACCAAGGACGCCTCGGACTTCCTGGATAGCGGCGAGACCGTCGGCTTCCGCACCAAGTATGGCTACAGCTCGGTGCAGCGTGAGAATTACTACAGCGCCGGCGCCTTCGGCCGCATCCAGGACAAGGTCGACCTTGTCGCCAACTTCTCGTTCCGCGACAGCGGAACCCTGCAGCAGGGCGGCGGACGGGAGCTGGACTACTCGGCAGCCGACATGCACGACACCTTCTTCAAGGCAACGATCCGTCCGGACGAATTCAACAAGCTGTCAGCCAGCCTGATCAAGTTCAATGAGGATACGCAGGCGCCGACCAACCTGGACGCCGTGCCGACCGCCACCAGCAACCCCGTCGTCAACCGCTATACGACCATGACGACATGGGCCGGCACTTATGCTTACGCCAACCCGGACGTGCCGCTGATCAATCCGACCATCCGGGCATACAACAACCAGCTCGATGTGCGTGAAGACCGCGTGATCCCAGCGACCCCGGCCCGCCTGGACGAGTCATCGCTCACAACCTGGGGCTTCGACGCCTACAATACCTCCCGCTTTGTTATGGGCAGCGTGAACCACGCCGTCACAGTCGGCACAGACTACTTCAACGACGATCAGCTCGGCCTGCGCAACGGCGGCGTCCGTTCCACCTTCCCCAGCGCCGGCGGCGAAGTGACCGGCTATTACCTGCAGGATGAGATCACGCTGCTGCCCGGCCTGACTGTGTCGCCAGCGGTACGCTATGACACCTACAAACGCGAATCCTCCGCCATTCCGGATTTCGAGGAAAGCGCAGTGTCGCCGAAGATCGGCGCCACCTGGCAGGCGCTGAACTGGCTGGGCTTCTACGGATCCTACGGCAAGGCCTTCCGCGCACCATCGATGACCGAGGCCTTTGTCGCCGGCCAGCATTTCTTCGGCAACAACTTTGTCTCCAATCCGAACCTGCGGCCGGAAAAGACCCTGACCACGGAAGGCGGCGTGCGCCTGAAGTTCGACAACGTGGCGATGGCGGGCGACAAGCTGCGCCTCAACACCACTTACTTCCACACGAAGGCCGACGATCTGATCGAACTGATCGTCGGGGCGACGACATCGACCTATACCAACATCAACGATGCGACGATCCAGGGCGTGGAATCGGAGCTGATGTATGACACCAACCGGGCCTTCACCAGCATCGGCCTGTCACGCATCCGCGGCGAGAACAACAACACCAACCGGCCTGTCGACTCCATTCCTGCCGACAAGGTGATGGCGACCATCGGAGGCAAGCTGCCCGAATATGGCCTGCGTTTTGGCTATAAGGCCGAACTCGTCGCCGAACAGAATCGTGTCAGTGGCACCAACAATGCCGCCGGCGTCGAGGCCACTGTTGTGCGCACCAACGGCTACACCGTGCATGGCGTGTTCATGACCTGGTTCCCGATGCAGGACTGGCTCGATGGCTTCCGTGTCGACGCCGGTGTCGAGAACATGTTCGACAAGACCTATCGCCGCCATTTGAGCAACCTCTATGAGGAAGGCCGCGATTACCGCATCTCCGTCAGCTACACCAAAGGCTTCTGA
- a CDS encoding NADPH:quinone oxidoreductase family protein produces MTGSYRAMLVRCLGSPDVLELADLPRQPLRSGEVRLSVRAAGVNFPDLLQVAGEYQHKPPLPFVPGFEAAGEIIETAADVTGWNTGDAVLLRGTGCYAEELVAPVNALLPKPADWSWAEAAAFPVCASTAWIALLWRGRLQAGETLLVLGAGGGTGLAAITLGVQSGTQVIAVASSAEKRAAAQKAGATLCIDPAVEGWEKTVQADVVFDPVGGEMFGTAWRALKPGGRWLVVGFAGGAIPRPSANRLLLKEAELIGVRAGEQARRVPAAAKAMDQGLRDWLVGPSSISGERGRPLIAGVYRLEEAAAALRQLADRKATGKLVLQPR; encoded by the coding sequence ATGACTGGCAGCTACCGCGCCATGCTGGTCCGCTGCCTCGGGTCGCCTGACGTGCTGGAGCTGGCGGACCTGCCGCGCCAACCGCTGCGCTCTGGTGAAGTGCGCCTCTCCGTGCGCGCCGCCGGCGTCAACTTCCCGGATCTTCTGCAGGTGGCCGGCGAGTACCAGCACAAGCCGCCGCTGCCATTCGTGCCGGGCTTCGAGGCCGCCGGCGAGATTATCGAGACCGCTGCTGACGTGACTGGCTGGAACACCGGCGACGCCGTGCTTCTGCGCGGCACCGGCTGTTACGCCGAAGAACTTGTCGCGCCCGTCAATGCCCTGTTGCCCAAACCGGCGGACTGGAGTTGGGCCGAGGCCGCCGCCTTTCCCGTCTGCGCCAGCACGGCCTGGATCGCGCTGCTGTGGCGCGGACGGCTGCAGGCCGGCGAGACGCTGCTGGTGCTGGGTGCCGGTGGCGGGACCGGCCTGGCGGCCATCACGCTGGGCGTACAGAGCGGCACACAGGTGATCGCGGTGGCGTCATCAGCGGAAAAGCGCGCGGCGGCACAGAAAGCCGGCGCGACGCTTTGCATCGATCCTGCCGTGGAAGGCTGGGAAAAGACCGTGCAGGCCGATGTGGTCTTCGATCCTGTCGGCGGCGAGATGTTCGGCACCGCCTGGCGCGCGCTCAAACCCGGCGGACGCTGGCTGGTGGTCGGCTTTGCCGGCGGGGCCATTCCACGGCCGTCGGCCAATCGCCTGCTGCTGAAGGAAGCCGAACTGATCGGCGTGCGGGCCGGCGAACAGGCGCGCCGGGTGCCCGCTGCCGCCAAAGCGATGGATCAGGGACTGAGAGACTGGTTAGTCGGCCCGTCTTCAATCAGCGGCGAGCGAGGTCGGCCGCTGATCGCCGGCGTCTACCGGCTGGAGGAAGCTGCCGCTGCCCTGCGCCAGCTCGCTGATCGCAAAGCCACCGGCAAACTGGTTCTGCAGCCCCGCTAA
- a CDS encoding bifunctional aldolase/short-chain dehydrogenase, with the protein MKNLWSDRDAKAAIAHYAKQGVNRDLALRTYTTRLLGGVPDLVQHGGGNTSVKTSMPDPLGKPVDVLCVKGSGWDMAVIEPPGLPAVRLAPLQELIALKQLTDEDMVNIQRCNLLDSTSPNPSVETLFHAFLPHKFIDHTHASAVLAITDQPDGDAICKKLYGNRVALVDYEMPGFGLAKKAAAAFKANPECQGLILLKHGIFTFAETAKEAYDLMIEFVSKAERHLAKGKKTVFTPARALPKKLAAAEDVLPILRGLLSIPGNDDGAVTRWVFNLRDSAEIQAFARGKDVMRYSQAGTVTPDHVIRTKPWPLVLPAAEAGKLDAFKAEAKKVVDAYIKKYTAYFERHNAKAVPKKIMLDPMPRALLIPGLGLVGVGKTRKDAVIAGDVAEMAVSIITKAEAIGRFTSIKERDIFDVEYWSLEQAKLGKGGEKPLSRQVVVVTGGAGAIGAATAKAMAAEGAEVAVFDLDGAKATEIAKKLGGIGVACDVTDPKAVQAAFAKVAQHFGGVDIVVSNAGNAWGGKIGDVSDELLRKSFELNFFSHQAVAQAAVKIMLAQTTGGCLLFNASKQAVNPGLDFGPYGLPKAATLFLSRQYALDYGAQGIRSSAVNADRIRSGLLTDEMVAKRSKARGVSEKDYMSGNLLAREVKAADVAQAFVQLAVAAKTTAAVATVDGGNIAAALR; encoded by the coding sequence ATGAAGAATCTCTGGTCCGACCGCGACGCCAAGGCGGCGATTGCCCATTACGCCAAGCAGGGCGTGAACCGGGATCTGGCTTTGCGCACCTACACGACCCGCCTGCTCGGCGGCGTGCCCGACCTGGTGCAGCATGGCGGCGGCAATACCTCGGTGAAGACCTCGATGCCAGATCCGCTCGGCAAGCCGGTGGATGTGCTCTGCGTCAAGGGGTCTGGCTGGGACATGGCGGTGATCGAACCGCCGGGTCTGCCCGCGGTGCGCCTGGCGCCGTTGCAGGAGCTGATTGCCCTGAAGCAGCTGACCGACGAAGACATGGTCAACATCCAGCGCTGCAACCTGCTGGATAGCACGTCTCCCAATCCGTCGGTCGAAACGCTGTTCCACGCATTCCTGCCGCACAAGTTCATCGACCACACCCATGCCTCGGCGGTGCTGGCGATCACCGATCAGCCCGACGGTGATGCCATCTGCAAGAAGCTTTATGGAAATCGCGTTGCGCTGGTGGACTACGAGATGCCCGGCTTCGGCCTCGCCAAGAAGGCGGCGGCGGCGTTCAAGGCCAACCCGGAGTGTCAGGGCCTGATCCTGCTCAAGCACGGCATCTTCACCTTCGCCGAGACGGCGAAGGAGGCCTACGACCTGATGATCGAATTCGTCTCGAAGGCCGAGCGTCATCTGGCCAAGGGCAAAAAGACGGTATTCACGCCGGCGCGTGCACTGCCCAAGAAGCTGGCCGCTGCCGAAGATGTGCTGCCGATCCTGCGCGGCCTGCTCAGCATTCCGGGCAACGATGACGGCGCTGTTACGCGCTGGGTCTTCAACCTGCGCGACAGCGCCGAGATCCAGGCCTTTGCGCGCGGCAAGGATGTGATGCGTTACAGCCAGGCCGGCACGGTGACGCCGGATCACGTGATCCGCACCAAGCCCTGGCCGCTGGTGCTGCCGGCCGCCGAAGCCGGCAAGCTCGACGCCTTCAAGGCCGAGGCGAAGAAGGTGGTCGATGCCTATATCAAGAAATACACGGCCTACTTCGAGCGCCACAATGCCAAGGCGGTGCCGAAGAAGATCATGCTCGATCCGATGCCGCGCGCGCTGCTGATCCCGGGCCTTGGTCTGGTCGGCGTCGGCAAGACCCGCAAGGATGCCGTGATCGCCGGTGATGTGGCCGAGATGGCGGTCAGCATCATCACTAAAGCCGAAGCCATCGGGCGGTTCACGAGTATCAAGGAACGCGACATTTTCGATGTCGAATACTGGTCGCTGGAACAGGCCAAGCTGGGCAAGGGCGGCGAGAAGCCGCTGTCGCGTCAGGTCGTGGTTGTCACCGGTGGTGCGGGCGCGATTGGCGCGGCTACCGCCAAGGCGATGGCGGCTGAGGGCGCCGAAGTTGCGGTCTTCGATCTCGATGGCGCCAAGGCCACTGAAATTGCCAAGAAGCTCGGCGGCATCGGCGTGGCCTGCGATGTCACCGACCCGAAGGCGGTGCAGGCGGCTTTCGCGAAAGTCGCGCAGCATTTCGGCGGCGTCGATATCGTCGTCTCCAATGCCGGCAATGCCTGGGGCGGCAAGATCGGCGATGTCTCCGACGAATTGCTGCGCAAGTCCTTCGAGCTGAACTTCTTCAGCCACCAGGCGGTGGCGCAAGCGGCCGTGAAGATCATGCTGGCGCAGACAACCGGCGGCTGCCTGCTGTTCAACGCGTCCAAGCAGGCAGTCAATCCGGGCCTCGATTTCGGCCCGTATGGTTTGCCGAAAGCCGCGACGCTGTTCCTGTCGCGCCAGTATGCGCTGGATTACGGCGCGCAGGGTATCCGGTCATCAGCCGTGAATGCCGACCGCATCCGCTCCGGCCTGCTGACCGACGAGATGGTGGCCAAGCGCTCCAAGGCGCGCGGCGTGTCCGAGAAGGATTACATGTCGGGGAATCTTCTTGCCCGTGAAGTGAAGGCCGCCGATGTGGCGCAGGCCTTCGTACAGCTGGCCGTCGCCGCCAAGACGACCGCAGCGGTGGCCACGGTGGATGGCGGCAATATCGCGGCGGCTCTGCGGTGA
- the mtnA gene encoding S-methyl-5-thioribose-1-phosphate isomerase: MKVKGVAYRTIWVNGDGWSVGIIDQTKLPHAFVTTNLTSWEEAAHAIKAMIVRGAPLIGATGAYGLALAMRADPSDAMLEKAHTVINETRPTAINLKWALDRVRNALHNQPTSSRAAIAYQVAAEIADDDVATCSSIGDHGLKIIDALYEKAGRKRTINILTHCNAGWLATVDWGTAIAPIYKAHDAGIPVHVWVDETRPRNQGASLTAWELNSHGVPHTVIVDNAGGHLMQHGSVDMCIVGTDRTTREGDVCNKIGTYLKALAAHDNGVPFYVALPHSTIDWTIRDGVKEIPIEERAQEEVTVMSGRTSDGEIVPVTITPEGSKAANFGFDVTPARLVTGLITERGVCAASEAGLTKLYPEFA, translated from the coding sequence ATGAAGGTTAAGGGCGTAGCTTACCGCACGATCTGGGTCAACGGCGACGGCTGGTCGGTCGGCATCATCGACCAGACCAAGCTGCCGCATGCCTTTGTGACCACGAACCTGACCTCGTGGGAAGAGGCGGCGCATGCGATCAAGGCGATGATCGTGCGCGGCGCCCCGCTGATCGGCGCCACCGGCGCCTATGGTCTGGCGCTGGCGATGCGAGCCGATCCCTCGGATGCGATGCTGGAAAAGGCCCACACGGTCATCAACGAGACGCGGCCGACGGCGATCAACCTGAAATGGGCACTGGATCGCGTGCGCAACGCGCTGCACAACCAGCCGACGTCCAGCCGCGCCGCGATTGCCTATCAGGTCGCGGCCGAGATCGCCGATGACGATGTGGCAACCTGCTCCTCGATCGGCGACCACGGCCTGAAGATCATCGACGCGCTGTATGAAAAGGCCGGGCGCAAGCGCACGATCAATATCCTGACCCACTGCAACGCCGGCTGGCTCGCCACGGTGGATTGGGGCACCGCGATTGCGCCGATCTACAAGGCGCATGACGCCGGCATCCCCGTGCATGTCTGGGTCGACGAGACGCGGCCGCGTAACCAGGGCGCATCGCTCACCGCCTGGGAACTGAACAGCCATGGCGTGCCGCATACCGTGATCGTCGACAATGCCGGGGGCCACCTGATGCAGCATGGCAGCGTCGATATGTGCATCGTCGGCACCGACCGAACCACGCGCGAAGGCGATGTCTGCAACAAGATCGGCACGTATCTGAAGGCGCTGGCCGCGCATGACAATGGCGTGCCCTTCTACGTGGCGCTGCCGCATTCCACCATCGACTGGACCATCCGCGACGGCGTGAAGGAAATTCCCATCGAGGAGCGCGCGCAGGAAGAGGTCACCGTGATGAGCGGCCGGACCTCAGACGGCGAGATCGTGCCGGTGACCATCACGCCGGAAGGCAGCAAGGCCGCCAATTTCGGCTTCGACGTCACGCCGGCGCGTCTGGTCACCGGCCTGATCACCGAACGCGGCGTCTGCGCGGCGTCGGAAGCTGGTTTGACGAAACTGTACCCCGAGTTTGCGTAG
- a CDS encoding septation protein A, whose translation MTERTAPRWLQPATEYGPLALFFVVYLGKGLMPATAALLVATVVGLVLSWLLLRRLPWLAVIAAAGVGIFGGLTLWLQDDSFIKMKPTIVNAIFAAILLGGLVVGKLPLQKVLGKSITVSEAGWRALSLRWGLFFILLAVLNEAVWRTQSEEFWVGFKVFGLIGLTVLFSVAQLPLIRRHWTGPEQD comes from the coding sequence GTGACCGAACGCACCGCACCGCGCTGGCTGCAGCCCGCCACCGAATACGGGCCGCTGGCGCTGTTCTTCGTGGTCTATCTCGGCAAGGGCCTGATGCCGGCGACGGCGGCATTGCTGGTGGCCACCGTTGTGGGCCTGGTGTTGTCGTGGCTGCTCCTGCGACGCCTGCCGTGGCTGGCGGTCATCGCAGCAGCCGGCGTCGGCATCTTCGGCGGGCTGACTCTGTGGTTGCAGGATGACAGCTTCATCAAGATGAAACCGACTATCGTGAATGCGATCTTCGCCGCGATCCTGCTTGGTGGACTTGTCGTCGGCAAACTTCCGCTACAGAAAGTGCTCGGCAAGTCGATCACGGTGAGCGAGGCCGGCTGGCGTGCGCTCTCCTTGCGCTGGGGGCTGTTCTTCATCCTGCTGGCGGTGCTCAACGAGGCGGTCTGGCGCACGCAGAGCGAGGAGTTCTGGGTCGGCTTCAAGGTCTTCGGTCTGATCGGCCTGACCGTGCTGTTCTCGGTCGCGCAGCTGCCGCTGATCCGCCGGCACTGGACCGGGCCGGAGCAGGACTGA
- a CDS encoding MFS transporter: MLPVLLLTVVIDLIGFGLILPLLPFYATSFGASPVTIAFLAAVFSIAQFLSATPLGGLSDRLGRRPVFLCCMVLTVIGYVWLASADSLLGIFLARTVAGIGSGKISIARAIIADSTPPEQRARGMGLIGGAFGIGMILGPLIGGLLIGPDPLQPNYALPAMAAAATSGIALVLAFFTVRETRPGAAQPLTGLRLWRNPFAPLSQLNRVVLALIAINFSINFVFSQVEVLFPLFSAARLDWHAYEVGIAFTFIGTIVLCMQGFLIGPLTRLFGERKLLTMGMINLAAGTAMAHWIVSTPMMGLSIILTASGVAMIGPTINSLASRSAEVTQQGIALGTMESLAALGRTFGPLWGGWLFDRIGINVPYWIGGALLIVTLALGWRSINPKDPS, from the coding sequence ATGTTGCCAGTCCTGCTGCTGACTGTCGTGATCGACCTGATCGGCTTCGGGCTGATCCTGCCGTTGCTGCCGTTTTATGCCACCAGTTTCGGCGCATCTCCGGTCACCATCGCCTTTTTGGCGGCCGTGTTCTCCATTGCACAGTTCCTGTCCGCCACACCGCTGGGCGGCCTTTCCGACCGCCTGGGACGCCGCCCGGTTTTCCTCTGCTGCATGGTGCTCACCGTGATCGGCTATGTCTGGCTGGCCTCAGCCGACAGCCTGCTCGGCATTTTCCTCGCGCGCACCGTGGCCGGCATCGGCAGCGGCAAGATTTCGATTGCCCGCGCCATCATCGCCGACAGCACGCCGCCCGAGCAGCGCGCCCGCGGCATGGGCCTGATCGGCGGCGCTTTCGGTATCGGCATGATCCTGGGTCCGCTGATCGGCGGCCTGCTGATCGGCCCCGATCCGCTGCAGCCGAACTATGCCCTGCCCGCCATGGCCGCCGCCGCCACGTCGGGCATCGCGCTCGTGCTGGCGTTCTTCACCGTGCGTGAAACCCGGCCGGGCGCGGCGCAACCACTGACCGGCCTGAGGTTATGGCGCAACCCCTTCGCACCGCTGTCGCAGCTCAACCGCGTGGTGCTGGCGCTGATCGCGATCAACTTCAGCATCAACTTCGTGTTTTCCCAGGTCGAAGTGCTGTTCCCGCTGTTCTCCGCCGCGCGGCTCGACTGGCATGCCTATGAAGTCGGCATCGCCTTCACTTTCATCGGCACCATCGTGCTCTGCATGCAGGGCTTCCTGATCGGGCCACTGACCCGGCTGTTCGGCGAGCGCAAGCTGCTGACCATGGGCATGATCAACCTCGCCGCCGGCACGGCGATGGCACACTGGATCGTCTCCACGCCGATGATGGGCCTGTCGATCATTCTCACCGCCTCCGGCGTGGCGATGATCGGCCCCACCATCAACAGCCTGGCCTCGCGCAGCGCTGAAGTCACACAGCAGGGCATTGCGCTCGGCACCATGGAATCGCTGGCGGCTCTGGGCCGCACCTTCGGACCACTCTGGGGCGGCTGGCTGTTCGACCGCATCGGCATCAACGTGCCCTACTGGATCGGTGGCGCCCTCCTGATCGTCACGCTGGCGCTGGGCTGGCGTTCAATCAATCCGAAGGATCCATCATGA
- a CDS encoding FecR domain-containing protein — translation MAAMLLRRVLRVSLTLTVAAAAGIAASVWVGKAHAASDLNGSPTAATAIAAVRAAPRVVGQESRRGLPIVLGNRLVSGPGSGLKFTLDDRTTVIIGPNSAITVDEFAADRVVLRVERGSFHLDSANPGNVYVVLPGGTVTVKAATVGGRILPDCAEVALLSVGRVDVAAPAGGSVRLDKIGDFTRLTGYAAPSQPTQLPPHRLQDFVGLTSQIALRANLGAPRL, via the coding sequence ATGGCTGCCATGCTTCTTCGCCGCGTTTTACGCGTTTCTCTCACTCTCACCGTTGCCGCTGCTGCCGGCATCGCCGCCTCGGTCTGGGTCGGGAAGGCGCATGCTGCCTCCGACCTGAATGGCAGCCCGACCGCCGCCACGGCGATCGCCGCCGTGCGCGCCGCGCCGCGGGTGGTGGGGCAGGAGAGTCGCCGTGGCCTGCCCATCGTGCTGGGCAACCGGCTGGTCAGCGGCCCCGGCTCGGGGCTGAAGTTCACCCTTGACGACCGCACCACCGTCATCATCGGCCCGAACAGCGCCATCACTGTGGACGAGTTTGCCGCCGACCGGGTGGTGCTGCGGGTCGAACGCGGCAGCTTCCACCTCGATTCCGCCAATCCCGGCAATGTCTATGTTGTGCTGCCGGGCGGCACCGTGACGGTGAAGGCCGCCACCGTGGGCGGTCGTATCCTGCCCGATTGTGCCGAGGTGGCGCTGCTCAGCGTCGGCCGTGTCGACGTCGCCGCCCCTGCGGGTGGCAGTGTGCGGCTGGACAAGATCGGCGACTTCACCCGGCTGACCGGCTACGCCGCGCCGAGCCAGCCGACACAGTTGCCGCCGCATCGCCTGCAGGATTTCGTCGGCCTCACCAGCCAGATTGCCCTGCGCGCCAATCTGGGCGCGCCCAGATTATAG
- a CDS encoding type III PLP-dependent enzyme: MTPKLQRFLAEAKDTEPFVVVDVDVVEQNYRELRRLLPLAKVYYAIKANPAPEILRRLRTLGSSFDTASANEIQQCMDQGVSTDRISFGNTIKKKRDIAWAFEQGVRLYAFDSLCELQKLAELAPGSQVFCRVLMECEGAEWPLSKKFGCAPRMAADLLVKARELGLDPYGISFHVGSQQTDLNQWDKAVAQVSQMFSVLQQADVDLRMVNLGGGFPARYRTDIPMLEAYAQAISDAMTKHFGNKIPEMIIEPGRGLVGDAGVIQAEVVLISEKDYDDDRRWVYLDIGKFSGLAETMDEAIKYRILTPRDGGPTGRVSLAGPSCDSADILYEKAEYQMPLALEVGDKIQILSTGAYTTTYSSVGFNGFPPLKSYCI, from the coding sequence CTGACCCCGAAGCTCCAGCGTTTCCTCGCCGAGGCGAAGGACACCGAGCCGTTCGTGGTCGTCGATGTCGACGTCGTCGAGCAGAACTACCGCGAACTGCGCCGCCTGCTGCCGCTGGCCAAGGTCTACTACGCCATCAAGGCGAACCCGGCCCCGGAAATCCTGCGCCGCCTGCGCACGCTCGGCTCGAGTTTCGACACGGCCTCGGCCAACGAGATCCAGCAGTGCATGGACCAGGGCGTCAGCACCGACCGCATCTCCTTCGGCAACACCATCAAAAAGAAGCGCGACATCGCCTGGGCTTTCGAGCAGGGCGTGCGCCTGTACGCTTTCGACTCGCTCTGCGAACTGCAGAAGCTGGCCGAACTGGCGCCGGGCTCGCAGGTTTTTTGCCGCGTGCTGATGGAATGCGAAGGCGCCGAATGGCCGCTGTCGAAGAAATTCGGCTGCGCTCCCCGCATGGCCGCCGACCTTCTGGTCAAGGCGCGCGAGCTGGGTCTGGACCCCTATGGCATTTCCTTCCATGTCGGCTCACAGCAGACCGACCTGAACCAGTGGGACAAGGCGGTTGCCCAGGTCTCGCAGATGTTCAGCGTGCTGCAGCAGGCCGATGTCGACCTGCGCATGGTCAATCTCGGCGGCGGTTTCCCGGCGCGGTATCGCACCGACATCCCGATGCTGGAAGCCTATGCCCAGGCGATCAGCGACGCGATGACCAAGCATTTCGGCAACAAGATCCCCGAGATGATCATCGAGCCGGGCCGTGGTCTGGTGGGCGATGCCGGCGTGATCCAGGCTGAGGTCGTGCTGATCTCCGAGAAGGACTACGACGACGACCGTCGCTGGGTCTACCTCGACATCGGCAAGTTCTCCGGTCTGGCCGAGACCATGGACGAGGCGATCAAGTACCGCATCCTGACCCCGCGCGACGGTGGCCCGACCGGCCGCGTGTCGCTCGCCGGTCCGAGCTGCGACAGCGCCGACATCCTGTACGAGAAAGCTGAATACCAGATGCCGCTGGCGCTGGAAGTCGGCGACAAGATCCAGATCCTGTCCACCGGCGCCTACACGACGACCTATTCGTCGGTCGGCTTCAACGGCTTCCCGCCGCTGAAGAGCTACTGCATCTAA
- a CDS encoding hemin-degrading factor, producing the protein MTSQSNSLTARWAELRAAEPNLRIRDAALKLGVSEAELLATRLGSGVTRLRGPWSEIISAVSKVGEVMALTRNDSIVHERHGVYGELSVEGNGHVGLILGEDIDLRIFFGPWAHGFAVSEDTKAGPRSSLQFFDGAGRAVHKIYATEKTNTAAFQAIAEVFRATEQSADLAIVPAKPKAAPAPDSDIDTASLRAAWAALQDTHDFFPLLRKHKVAREQAFRLAGREFAEPVSNDSARRMLEAAAASELPIMVFVGNPGMIQIHTGTVKRLVPTGPWFNVLDPMFNLHLREDAIVSSWLVRKPSVDGTVTSLELFDKDGELIVSFFGKRKPGNPELAEWRALAESLVTKAAA; encoded by the coding sequence ATGACCAGCCAATCGAATTCCCTTACCGCACGTTGGGCCGAACTGCGTGCCGCCGAACCCAACCTGCGTATCCGCGACGCCGCGCTGAAACTGGGCGTTTCCGAAGCCGAACTGCTTGCCACCCGACTGGGCAGCGGAGTCACTCGTCTGCGCGGCCCATGGTCCGAAATCATTAGCGCCGTGAGCAAGGTCGGCGAAGTGATGGCGCTGACGCGCAATGACTCCATCGTACATGAGCGCCATGGCGTCTATGGCGAATTGTCAGTCGAGGGCAACGGCCATGTCGGGCTGATCCTCGGCGAGGATATCGATCTGCGCATCTTCTTCGGCCCCTGGGCGCATGGCTTTGCCGTCAGCGAAGATACCAAGGCCGGCCCGCGCAGCAGCCTGCAGTTCTTCGATGGTGCCGGGCGCGCCGTGCACAAGATTTACGCCACCGAGAAAACCAACACAGCAGCCTTCCAGGCCATTGCCGAAGTCTTCCGCGCAACCGAGCAGTCGGCCGACCTGGCGATCGTCCCGGCCAAGCCAAAAGCCGCCCCCGCGCCTGACAGCGACATCGACACCGCATCGCTGCGTGCCGCTTGGGCTGCGCTGCAGGACACGCACGACTTCTTCCCGCTGCTGCGCAAGCACAAGGTGGCGCGCGAGCAGGCCTTCCGCCTCGCCGGCCGCGAATTTGCCGAACCGGTCTCGAACGACAGCGCCCGTCGCATGCTGGAGGCCGCCGCGGCCAGCGAACTGCCGATCATGGTCTTCGTCGGCAATCCGGGCATGATCCAGATTCATACCGGCACCGTGAAACGCCTGGTGCCGACCGGTCCGTGGTTCAACGTGCTCGATCCGATGTTCAATTTGCATCTGCGCGAGGACGCGATCGTGTCGAGCTGGCTGGTGCGCAAGCCCAGCGTGGATGGCACCGTCACCTCGCTGGAACTGTTCGACAAGGATGGCGAGCTGATCGTCTCCTTCTTTGGCAAGCGCAAGCCGGGCAATCCGGAGCTGGCTGAATGGCGCGCGCTGGCTGAATCCCTGGTGACCAAGGCTGCAGCATGA